Genomic segment of Panicum virgatum strain AP13 chromosome 9N, P.virgatum_v5, whole genome shotgun sequence:
TCGGGACACGCATGAGCTGCTGCCGAGGGTTCAGGAGGTAGGACGCCGGAACAGCTAGCGGCGATGCGTATCAGGGTTCAACTTTTTCGGtcgaatttcgccgaaatttcggtgttttttttgttttcgctagttaccgggaagagaaattttggtatttttcgctatttttcgttttcaaatttaaaaattcaaaaatatttataaaaaattcgaaaaaaatatgataaaaaactaggtgttcttctgagcaaataggactagaacacactcaaatctaagatcattttctaggctaaaattaacatttgaaaccgtaatttgaatgactcgtcatttcatgtgcaaaaatttgttttctcccctcgacttcgactagactttggtttatcatgatgttggtgaggtacctattcaatttcatacgCACATAAACGTTTCTTCTTTATTTGTCAGGAATTTGCTTGTGGTTTGGACATGACATGGGCAGGTGTGCAATACACACGCACGTTTACTCTTTAATTATGTCGCTTCTGCAAGGATGGTAAACTACCGAGACAGACTAGATTCGTTTTCTTATTTTACAATGTATGCGCAGTCAACAGAATAATTTCTAACATTGTTACACAAATTAAGCTTTCTTGTCAGATGATGAATATATATAACAATTGGTGTACTCTGATGTATTTAAATGCAGAGAATATGTTACATGGACTTAGTATGTACTATGCCTTTGCCTCTGTTGTATCTTTGGATTGTAATAATTCTAATATACTTTGGATGtattatgttgtaataatttataggcatatccgcaataacaagaataataaaagtccagttgaggcctaagagagaaaatggaagttgtcacatgaaatgaaagacttttaattggtagtttttgaaataattaaataactttcaaaccattgctcaaatgaaaaagtttgtaaaacaaaagttgtagatctcgaaaaactgaacaaagttggtattcaaaagtttttcatttgacctcgggaacagtagtaaaaatacaaattacataattttccggtcgaaaatcaccgaatttcggtcgaaatcaccgaaatttcggtcggaattcatcgaaatttcgttttttgaatttgaggtccttttccgttcggaattagcgaatttcggccgaaatttcgtttccggcaaacggcgggattcggaaaaaaaaacgaaaaggtaaaCCCGATGCGTATGCGTCCGTCCCGGACCCTGACCGCCAGGAGCGGATGAGCCTGCCAAAGGGCGCCGTGCCGTCAGGAAATGAGCAAGGGGTCAAGAACCAAATCCAAATCCAATGCAGACGCAGGGGTGCGAGACGTTGCCAGGAGGAGCAGGACACAACAGCTGTACAGCACTGTACCTGTGTTCTCCTTCCTTCCTTGGATTCAAATTCTGAATTCCTGATGGAAAAAATTCGGACTCaaacagatttttttttgagggtaTCAAACAGATATCGTTGGCAGCCTGTTGTGCTTTGAGCCCATAGATATGGTGTGGGCTGCATGTTTAAATCAGCCCATCCAAGTGAACGAAACGAAGCGTCGTTGCCACGCGGCCACTCCTCCCCTCCAATTCAGGGGGGGATCGGAAACAGCGAGCGATCCAGCAGCACGCTCGCGCGCGAGGGTAACGAGATCACCACACGGCGGCAGCAAGGgaaggggggaggggaggggaagcgAAGGAAACCATCGGATCAGGTCGCGCGTGGATCGGAGCAGCTAGAGACGAGACGAGACGAGGCGAGCCGATGCctcacgacgacgacgagagcATCGCATGGGTGGTGGCGGACGGcaccggcgacgcgccgccggtGCTGCTCCACGGCAGCCTGGACATCTGGATCCACGACGCGCACAACCTCCCCAACAAGGACATCCTCTCCAAGACCGTGCGCGACTTCATCTGCAAGTCCAAGTCCTCCGAGGCCATGACCAGCGACCCCTACGTCACCGTGCAGGTGGCCTCCGCCGTGGTGGCCCGCACCTTCGTCATCCCCGACGACGAGAACCCCGTCTGGGACCAGCACTTCGTCGTCAACGTCGCGCACGAGGCCGCGGCCGTCAGCTTCGTCGTCAAGGACAGCGACGTCGTCGGCGCGGAGCTCATCGGCGTCGTCTCCATCCGCGCCGGCTGCCTCAAGACCGGCGACAGGGTCGAGGGCACGTACCCGGTCCTCGAGCTCAACGGCAAGGAGTGCGCGCCCGGCGCCGTGCTGCGCCTCTCGGTGCAGTACCTCCCCGTCGCCAGGCTCACCATGTACCACCACGGCGTCACCCCGGGCCCGGACTTCGCCGGCGTGCCCAGGACATACTTCCCGCTGCGCCGCGGCGGGAGGGTCACGCTGTACCAGGACGCGCACGTGCCCGACGGGACCCTGCCGGAGATCAGGCTGGGGAACGGCGCCTGCTACCGCCAGGGGCAGTGCTGGCGCGACGTCCACGACGCCATATCCCACGCCAGGAGGCTCATCTACATCACCGGCTGGTCCGTGTTCCACACCATCCACCTGGTGCGCGACGGCACCGGCGGCATGCCGCTCGGCGATCTGCTCAGGAGGAAGTCGCAGGAGGGGGTGCGGGTCCTGCTGCTCGTCTGGGACGATCCAACGTCCCGGAGCGTCCTTGGCATCAAGATGGTACGCCGTAGCATATGCTTCAACTCTTTTTGTTGTGTCATGCCTGACAGCATTTTCAGCTCTCCTGCTTTATTTGCAAGGGGTTCAttttccaaaaatcaaggtgcTGCATTTCCTTCTCATATAAAATTTGTTTTCTGTTATGAATTTCATTGCCGCAGCCGTAATTGGGATCTCAAAAAAGAGAGGGAAATTCATGAATATGTCCATGTATGAAACAATGGTACTATATGCCAAGTTCTAGAATCTGAACAAAACTTGTTTGCTGCTCATTGCCATTCCTATATGTAGGAAGGCTACATGGGCACGCGGGATGAAGAGACACGTAGATTTTTCAAGCATTCTTCAGTTCAGATACTGCTTTGCCCACGATCTGCTGGGAAAAGGCACAGCTGGGTGAAGCAACAGGTCTTATCCGGCCTCACTATTCTGACGATCATATAAGATTATGCATGCATACAACCTCCATCCTTCCTTTGCAATGTGCACTGATGGTAACTATTGGTTTCAGGAAACAGGGACTATATTCACTCATCATCAGAAAACGGTAATCGTGGATGCTGATGCCGACAACCATAGAAGGAAGATCGTTGCTTTTGTAGGAGGCCTTGATTTATGCGGAGGGCGATATGACACACCAAGACATACTCTATTTCGGACTCTCCACACATTTCACAAGGAGGACTATTACAACCCAAACTTTGCGGTGGATATTCTTTCTCACATATATCGTCTTCAACTGACCTAGCTGTTGACTTTATGCAATGGTCTTGGAGCTTTGTTGCAATTTGTTAGATCCTCATAAAACACTTCCTTGCAGGTAGAAGATGCCCGTGGCCCAAGAGAGCCATGGCATGACCTGCATTCCAAGATCGACGGTCCGGCAGCATATGATGTCCTGAAAAACTTTGAGGAGCGCTGGTTAAAGGCATCGAAGCGCAGTGGGACTAAAAAATTGACGAAATCAAGCAATGATACATTGCTATGGATTGAAAAGATACCTGATATTGCAACTATTGACGATGAAGTCTATTCAAATGACAATGATCCAGAGAGATGGGATGTTCAGGTAAGTCTTGCAAAGTATTCCATTGTTAATTGCAAAGCAAATTTTCCAGTCATCTGGTAGAGCCCTGAGCAAATTTTACTTGGAAAGCAGATTTTCCGATCAATTGATTCGAACTCTGTCAAGGGTTTTCCGAAAGACCCACGAGAAGCCACCAGTAAGGTAACTGAAATGCACTACATCACAGTCAAATTAACCACATATGTAGTGCCTCcatttatttttactaaataATATAACCTTTTGCTTTGGTCAACAGAATCTTGTTTGTGGGAAAAATGTACTGATTGATATGAGCGTGCATACAGCTTACGTGAATGCAATCCGAGGTGCCCAACATTTCATCTACATTGAGAACCAGTATTTTCTTGGTTCTTCATTCAACTGGGATTCGAATAAAGATATCGGTGAGCATAaaatttcttttcccttttgatCTGGAGTCCTGAACACATACTTGGATCTCACACACTCCCATGTCACTCCCGTATTGTGTCCACCACTCCAAATTATGTTAATCCCTTCATTTTTCCCAAATAATGAGAGAAAAGAAATAATCAGAAGTACTCCAGAATTTGGGACACTGAATTACAGTACTATTGCAGGTGCTAATAATTTGATACCCATTGAGATAGCACTTAAAATTGCAAACAAGATTTATGCTAATGAGAGATTCTCAGCATATATAATAATCCCAATGTGGCCTGAGGGTAACCCTACCGGTACTCCTACACAAAGAATTCTTTACTGGCAGGTTAGATTCTACAACCCTTCTATTGTCCTGAATCTGTTTTACTGTACTCCCCTATAAGCTCCTTTTGAAACAATATAGTAACTTATCTAGTGCAATtcatttctctttccttttgTCATTCATAGAACAAGACGATGCAAATGATGTATGAGATAATCTATAAGGCATTGAAGGAAGTAGGACTAGATGGTAAATATGAACCACAGGATTACCTGAACTTCTTCTGCCTTGGTAATCGTGAagctgaggacacttcttgctCTTCCAGCGGAACATTCTCAGCCAGCAACCCACAGGTGAGACTGCAGGTTGGAGTTCTGTTTTCTACTGCTGATTGTGGCGCACTTGCAAGTGGCCAAGCTGCAGGCTGCATTtttctaaagaaaaaaaataaagaaagaataCAATATGCAGAATTCATGTTTCTCGCTCTCTCTCAACTTGTACAATCAATCAGGACCAATCTCGGAAGAACGGGAGATTCATGGTTTATGTGCACTCGAAAGGAATGATTGTGGATGATGAGTATGTGATCATTGGATCAGCTAACATCAACCAGAGGTCCATGGAAGGAACCAGAGATACAGAGATTGCAATGGGTGCATACCAACCACAACACACATGGGCAAATACGCTTTCTGCCCCTCGTGGACAGGTAATGAGCTTCAGTTCTGATAAGTTGGTAACTTGGTATGCCGTGGTGTCATCTACAGTATCATATTTACTGTGGCAAAGTGAGAGAAAGAAGGTTGCACTGTATTTTGGATGTTATTTTCCTTTCAAGAATACACTGGAGACATACATATTTTCACATATAGAGGAATTAACTGTGCTCACTGTGTTTTTACCTGCAGATTTTCGGGTACAGGATGTCTCTATGGGCGGAGCACATCGGAGCCATTGAGGAGAGCTTCACCAGGCCGGAAAGCCTGGAGTGCATGAGGCAAGTGCGGCACA
This window contains:
- the LOC120690819 gene encoding phospholipase D beta 1-like isoform X3, translated to MPHDDDESIAWVVADGTGDAPPVLLHGSLDIWIHDAHNLPNKDILSKTVRDFICKSKSSEAMTSDPYVTVQVASAVVARTFVIPDDENPVWDQHFVVNVAHEAAAVSFVVKDSDVVGAELIGVVSIRAGCLKTGDRVEGTYPVLELNGKECAPGAVLRLSVQYLPVARLTMYHHGVTPGPDFAGVPRTYFPLRRGGRVTLYQDAHVPDGTLPEIRLGNGACYRQGQCWRDVHDAISHARRLIYITGWSVFHTIHLVRDGTGGMPLGDLLRRKSQEGVRVLLLVWDDPTSRSVLGIKMEGYMGTRDEETRRFFKHSSVQILLCPRSAGKRHSWVKQQETGTIFTHHQKTVIVDADADNHRRKIVAFVGGLDLCGGRYDTPRHTLFRTLHTFHKEDYYNPNFAVEDARGPREPWHDLHSKIDGPAAYDVLKNFEERWLKASKRSGTKKLTKSSNDTLLWIEKIPDIATIDDEVYSNDNDPERWDVQIFRSIDSNSVKGFPKDPREATSKNLVCGKNVLIDMSVHTAYVNAIRGAQHFIYIENQYFLGSSFNWDSNKDIGANNLIPIEIALKIANKIYANERFSAYIIIPMWPEGNPTGTPTQRILYWQNKTMQMMYEIIYKALKEVGLDGKYEPQDYLNFFCLGNREAEDTSCSSSGTFSASNPQDQSRKNGRFMVYVHSKGMIVDDEYVIIGSANINQRSMEGTRDTEIAMGAYQPQHTWANTLSAPRGQVMSFSSDKLVTWYAVVSSTIFGYRMSLWAEHIGAIEESFTRPESLECMRQVRHIGQKNWDQFFSSHVTKMKGHLLKYPVSVDPDGKVNPLPGCATFPDLGGNICGSFMNIQENLTI
- the LOC120690819 gene encoding phospholipase D beta 1-like isoform X2, which encodes MPHDDDESIAWVVADGTGDAPPVLLHGSLDIWIHDAHNLPNKDILSKTVRDFICKSKSSEAMTSDPYVTVQVASAVVARTFVIPDDENPVWDQHFVVNVAHEAAAVSFVVKDSDVVGAELIGVVSIRAGCLKTGDRVEGTYPVLELNGKECAPGAVLRLSVQYLPVARLTMYHHGVTPGPDFAGVPRTYFPLRRGGRVTLYQDAHVPDGTLPEIRLGNGACYRQGQCWRDVHDAISHARRLIYITGWSVFHTIHLVRDGTGGMPLGDLLRRKSQEGVRVLLLVWDDPTSRSVLGIKMEGYMGTRDEETRRFFKHSSVQILLCPRSAGKRHSWVKQQETGTIFTHHQKTVIVDADADNHRRKIVAFVGGLDLCGGRYDTPRHTLFRTLHTFHKEDYYNPNFAVEDARGPREPWHDLHSKIDGPAAYDVLKNFEERWLKASKRSGTKKLTKSSNDTLLWIEKIPDIATIDDEVYSNDNDPERWDVQIFRSIDSNSVKGFPKDPREATSKNLVCGKNVLIDMSVHTAYVNAIRGAQHFIYIENQYFLGSSFNWDSNKDIGANNLIPIEIALKIANKIYANERFSAYIIIPMWPEGNPTGTPTQRILYWQNKTMQMMYEIIYKALKEVGLDGKYEPQDYLNFFCLGNREAEDTSCSSSGTFSASNPQVRLQVGVLIHVSRSLSTCTINQDQSRKNGRFMVYVHSKGMIVDDEYVIIGSANINQRSMEGTRDTEIAMGAYQPQHTWANTLSAPRGQIFGYRMSLWAEHIGAIEESFTRPESLECMRQVRHIGQKNWDQFFSSHVTKMKGHLLKYPVSVDPDGKVNPLPGCATFPDLGGNICGSFMNIQENLTI
- the LOC120690819 gene encoding phospholipase D beta 1-like isoform X1 translates to MPHDDDESIAWVVADGTGDAPPVLLHGSLDIWIHDAHNLPNKDILSKTVRDFICKSKSSEAMTSDPYVTVQVASAVVARTFVIPDDENPVWDQHFVVNVAHEAAAVSFVVKDSDVVGAELIGVVSIRAGCLKTGDRVEGTYPVLELNGKECAPGAVLRLSVQYLPVARLTMYHHGVTPGPDFAGVPRTYFPLRRGGRVTLYQDAHVPDGTLPEIRLGNGACYRQGQCWRDVHDAISHARRLIYITGWSVFHTIHLVRDGTGGMPLGDLLRRKSQEGVRVLLLVWDDPTSRSVLGIKMEGYMGTRDEETRRFFKHSSVQILLCPRSAGKRHSWVKQQETGTIFTHHQKTVIVDADADNHRRKIVAFVGGLDLCGGRYDTPRHTLFRTLHTFHKEDYYNPNFAVEDARGPREPWHDLHSKIDGPAAYDVLKNFEERWLKASKRSGTKKLTKSSNDTLLWIEKIPDIATIDDEVYSNDNDPERWDVQIFRSIDSNSVKGFPKDPREATSKNLVCGKNVLIDMSVHTAYVNAIRGAQHFIYIENQYFLGSSFNWDSNKDIGANNLIPIEIALKIANKIYANERFSAYIIIPMWPEGNPTGTPTQRILYWQNKTMQMMYEIIYKALKEVGLDGKYEPQDYLNFFCLGNREAEDTSCSSSGTFSASNPQDQSRKNGRFMVYVHSKGMIVDDEYVIIGSANINQRSMEGTRDTEIAMGAYQPQHTWANTLSAPRGQIFGYRMSLWAEHIGAIEESFTRPESLECMRQVRHIGQKNWDQFFSSHVTKMKGHLLKYPVSVDPDGKVNPLPGCATFPDLGGNICGSFMNIQENLTI